The segment GAGATCCCAGATCCAGAAACAAAGGCTCCCCTTGGAGCCAAAGTTCTAGGCAGACTTGGATACTGGGAGTCAAACctcagttctctggaagaacagtaaagacttaattgctgagccatttcgccaagagggaatttttttttaaagatttctttattatatgtaagtacactgtagctgtctttagaaactcaatagagggtgtcagatctccatgtggttgctgagatttgaattcaggacctctggaagattaTATGGCattgttaaccactgagccatcttcccagcccccaagaaggaaaattaaattatgtGGCTTTTACTGCCTTAAACAACCTTTCATTCAGTTTGATACTTGGTATGACAGAACTGATAGCAGTAAGAAAATTATTTCCTTAGAAAAGTTCTTCACATCTGTAGTATTGCTAAGTGACCtttactattttttgtttgttttgggttttgttgttgttgttgttgttgttttggatacATGGTCTTGTAATGTGTACCCCAGTTTATGCTCAAACTCAAAAAACTCTTTTTACTTCAGTCTCCTGAGTATCAGGACTTGTGTAcctcattctttttccttttctttttttctttttttttttttaaaaggtgtctAGGTGCCCAAAGATGACAATGGGGTTAAatgtccctggagctggagttcatAGCAATTGTAAGCTACCTGAGGTGGTTGCTGAGAACCAAAATGtggtcctccacaagagcagtaCACATTCTTtagcactgaaccatctctccagccccttagtcTTACATATTTTAAGCATCAAAAGtacaaagctgggcagtggtggcacatgcctgtaatcccagcacttaggaggcagaggcaggcagatttctgagtttgaggccagcctggtctacagagtgagttccaagacagccagggctagacagagaaaccctgtctcaaaaaaacaaaacaaaaacaaaaaacaaaaaacaaaaacaaaagtaaagtaCATCAAATTGAACCCCCTCCTCCCAATTACCATAaaagctctcaattctgaatttTCTCAACTTTAAAATGGGAGAAACAATTTGATTATTTTACTAAGCTATAATTCATATCTAACTACTAAGAACTATGTTTGGTATTCTTTAAAAAGGAGCTTATTGGATTTATGATTGAATTTATGACCTAACCAAAATGTCTTAAAAACTCATCCTTTTTATGCTACATACACACTGCTTTTTGAACAAGTTAAAACACAACCACAATGAAAACCAACAAGGCGATCGCTTTCCACATAAGTAGTTCATTAATATACTTAACTGGATATTTTTCTCTATTCCAGGTTCACACCCAACAATTACTGTGTTTCACATATTATTTTCAAAACCAGACTaattccaagaaagaaagaaaatggggttACATATCACAGAAAGTACAAGAAAGGAATTCTAGATACTCTTTCAAAGAGAAAATGTACCCAACCCATTTCCTACCTTTATTGTCTCCATTATTAGAACTCATtaactacttttattttatttgtttgctggaGTCTCTCTATGTAACCCTCACTGGCCTTCTAGTCCTATGTACACCAGGTTGGTGTTTCACAGAAATCTTGCCTGTGTGTggctccctaatgctgggattaaagtcatgtgccatcaCATCTGTCAACTACTGGGCTCTTTGAAAGCAATAGAGATGATGTTTGTTTATACTTTACCAAATACAACACCATGTACAGATTTCACAGTTAAAAATATAGCGCTTTTCTTTATAACAAAAGATAATAAAACATTGTCAAGCTAGTTGTTGGTATTTTGCAGTGATAATTACTGAAGCTTAAGGGAGCAAAAGAAATAGAACTATTCATTGGAAGGAAACTTTTGAAGCCATAATCATTTAGAAAGCTATTTTTCCTCCCTtgaaccccacccccagttcctAATGTCTTCTGTCAGTTGGCCTTTGTCCTACAGGAATCTCATGGGAACTAAGAGGAAGAAGGCCACCCGTACTTGGTGGCAGTGGAGCTGAGTACTTCTCTCTCATGCACTTTAACTATATAGCTCAGTGGCCATCTGTCCCACTCACCTTGTTCCTTAGCAACTTCAGGTAAATATGTGGCTGTGCGTTTGATGCCTTTTTCATTGATGAATTCGATCCGAATCCCATGGACCCCTACCTACAGAAAAATAGGACCAAGTACATGGCATTTTCTGATTCTAGCAACATTTATATCGCCCACATATGAATCAACATTGTCTCCTAAGCTTCTTGACCCAGGTCTGGGAAAAGAACTTTTTTACATGGCTAATTAATTCTAAAGCACAGAAACCAAAGGGAAGGTCAAATATGTGTGTAGTTGCACCTCTGAGAATATGATGAAGGTTGCAGAAATTAATTCTTGAAATAGCATACCTAAAcagtttaaatattttacttctaGTCCAACTCTACTATATGAGCATGTCAAACTGTTTCTAGATAAGTTCATTGTTCTTAAATTTTGGTCCCtttggtttttcttgtttgttttgtcttactatatagcccaaactggtctggaacttgcaaTCCCCCTCCCCTCATTCTACCTCTTGACTGATGCATTAGAGacactttgtctgtctgtctgactttgtttctttctgactttctctctctctctctctctctctctctctctctctctctctctctctctctctctctctctctctctctctctctctctctctctctcctcttgcttttcaagacaaggcttctttgtgtagaccaggctggcctcaaactcagaaatacacctgcctctgcctcccaagtgctgggattaaaggccactgctgcctggctttagaccctctctctctcaatgaaGGAGATACATTACCATGTACTAACCCGAACCCAAATGCAACGAGAGATGCAGAGTTCCAAATGCAGCTGTTCTCACCTCCCAGTCCAGGTAATCACTGGCATCTTCAAAGTTAGTAAGGAGGGAGACAGAACAGAAAAGTTTGGGCAGCTCCTCTCGGGTCAGGGGGGGGAATCGGCTGTCCTTAAGTGCACTAGAGGGGACAGAAAATATAAGTGAGGCTGCATCCAGTTAGGAGACAACATTGCATGCCACAGAGCCCACATAGCTGAGTCCTAAAGTCCTCTGACAGCATCTCCCAGCATCTAACACTAACGGCAGCATGAACTGTTTTTGCAGGAACTTATGGATAATTCACCAGGTTATAGTCCTTACCCACAAAAAAAGACTGTTGAGACTCTattaaacattttgaagaaatgaGGGTATACAGCTATTTCCAATTCTAGATCATTTATGCACATTTTCTCCTATTTGTGGCATTACCTGGTTAATGTGTATTCCCTGAGTCCTGAATGAAGATTCATGGCTGAGAAGGTCCCAATGCAGCCACGGAGCCGCTTGTCTCGCCCTGTCTTCCAGGTCACAAAGAGAggactaaaaaaacaaaaaacaaaacataaaaaatattctcCAGCCCTAGATTAATTACAGATCCATTTCTATTCTATTCATTTCTGTTATTGCCCAAAGGATTTTCTGAATTGCCAGCTACTTGAAGAACTTCCTTTCTGGAAGTTTGCTCAGCCCTGGCTAGAAACACAGAAAGTATAAAGAGACAGCAGGAGAAGCTGTGTCCCACCCATTTCCTATGCTATGCCCTCAACCTCCATTCACATAGGTATAATATCTATAAGCCTCATCTCTTTTTACTTTGCTAGAGACTATCCTTCAAAGCTGCCCAAGTAGACTTGAACTTGAGATATCTTTACCTCTACTCAAGTGCTCTACAGCACCTAGCAATCTCCCCCTTTCCAACGTCCATATCCTCCCCTTCAGTGAGCTCCATCATTTGTGATGACACACCTTGTCCATACTGCACTCCCTTAGCAACAAGCATTCTCTGTAATTTTTCTCACAATTGTAACTACTGGCAGACTACAAATAGTTCTGGCTCACAGACTTTGTCAAGAAAGTTTACTTTTCTGTTCTTAGGCCAAAGTCAGGTTTTATTGGCTGTATCAGATCCATGACAGACAGAGATAGCATAGCCCCCTTCCTGAGATCTCTCCACATTCCTACTGCCCTTACTGTTTAGATGTCTGAATTAGTCACTTCTCAAACACAAAGTAAATGCAAAGTTACCTAGATCCTCCACCCCCGACAGGTCTCACTACATAAccctagctggcctcaaacttaaaaagtccctcttgcctctgctgGAGTTAAGGTGTGTCATATCTGGCTTCttagcatgcatgtggaggtcagtcTTTGACTTGTACATTGTTTAAAGTAGGAATAGGGTCTCCTGTTCTTTGCTCCATACTCCGAACATCTATGTACCCTCTCTCATCTTTACCTCCCATCTCACTGGAACACTGGAAATACAGACAAGCAACATGCCTCTTTTTCTGTGGGTTGAGGCTCTGAAGTCAGATTCTTATCAAGGAGCCCTTATCTTCTCAGCCCTTACCTATATCTTTATCTCAAAGATTTCTCACCTACTCTGTTTTCTTCCAATAACATACTTGCACCCTATCCATCAGAGCTACTGTGCTAAACCTACTCAAAAAGTCTAGTTCTGCTACCCACAGGTTAAAAATACAAGGCCAATAACCATTCCTACCCAGGCTTAAATCTTGTCTGCTCTATTTTGAGTTTCTGATCAGAGCACCccagaagccaggtgtggtggcacatgcctttagtcccaacactgggaggcagaggcagtcctCTTCAAGGAgggttcaaggccaatctggtctacacagtaaattccaggacagccagagctacacagtgagaccatgtctcaaaataaataaaattccctGGAAAGTCAACACATTTTTCTCCACATTTCCTCTAAGAAATTACAGGGTAACTTTCCTACATTTATATGTGTAGACTGCCAACTCAAATGAGTCTCCCAAAGACAAGTATCTTTTCTTTCTACTCTCCAAATTTGCTCAAGGTTCTGAAGAACCCTCAGCACGGTATCAACAGCAGGAGAATGAACACCAAAGCATGCCCCGGAAACACCCAAAAGCAaaagtactttttctttttttcttcccaagacaggatttctcctgTTCAGCCCTAGCCCTGTGTCTGCCTCAAGTGCTGAGACTGCACCACTACCCCTGGCAGCAGAAATCCTTTTCAAAGGCAGTACAGAAGTAGCTCCAATTTTGAAGAAAACATTGGCATTCCTTCATTTTATCTTACACTTTATAAAATTACCCCTTAAAGCCAtaagatatggctcagtggttaaagggcTATGTGGTTCAAGTGTGAAGACTAGCATTTGGAGCCTCAGAATCCACATAAATGACAGTGGATGCAGTGGCCCACCGCAATTCAGGCTTCAGCAGATGGAGACAGTGGATCCCAGGACAAGCTGGCTAATCTGAGACTAGCTATACACACCAGTTCTGGGTTAGATTAAGATCAACCCTGCCACAATGAATTAAGGTGGAAGAGTATTCTAATGATTGGCAAACATCGACCTTGAGCCTCCActtgcacaaacacatgcatgcttcccccacacatgcatatacagataTACTCTTATGCATGTAAATGGACACAAAAGGAATCTTCCTTAAAAGCACTGCTCCCAGTGAATGAGAGATCCTAGTCCCTAGCTTGTTTGACCCTCAAACATTTCCAATACACATTCACTTGGATTTCAACATTATTGAGGTCCCCAGTGGTATAATAATGTGACTTTTCTACCTACCCTATGCTGTGTTACataatcaccaccaccaacaaaaaaaccGTCTGTTTCCAGAACCCTAAAGGGTCCCTGTTTAGAGAGTAACCTCCTTAGAAAGATGTTACCATGCCCTCCACATTGCCCATGCCTAATTTACTCACTAGGGGTCATTGGTGAATCTAGGAAGTCGTGGCTGTGGAAAGCCATAGAGGTGACAGTAGAGTACATCAAAGCAGTAGCAGCACATTTCTGCAGTCACCACCAGGTTCTTAGTGGTATTGGCAGTTCCATTGGGACGGGGGAGAGGGCTCAGAGCTCCAGATGCAGGATTCATTCGGGTAATAGGAGAGTTTCCAGGTCCCAGAGTTAAGTCTGATACATTTTCCCGACCACTGTTGTTGTCCACATGCTGGTGGTTTTGAAGAGGTCCTGAACTGGAGCCAGGAACAGTTGTGGACTGGTTCCCGTGACTGTGTGTACCACTTCCAGATAATTTGGGCTTCTTGACCCCACAACAGCCTGCTGCCAACTTGGGCTCAAGGGGAGGAACACAACGTCTTTTTCCCATCCTGATTTGGTGTTTGTTATCTGGAATGCTGCAGAACCCTACAAAAGAGAAGAGGTAAGTATTAATGGAATGATTCatgaacaacaaagaaaaaaaaagaacaaaaatgtttGTATGGATCAGTTAAAAGCTGTCAAGGACCAGTAAGATGACTCAATGGGTAAAGCATTTGCTGCCTGCCAAGCACTCCTGATGGCTGTGTCTAACCCCTAAGCACTCCTGATGGCCTGTGTCTAACCCCTAAGCACTCCTGATGGCTGTGTCTAACCCCTAAGCAATCCTTTGGTGGAAGAACAGTTATCTTCTGACCTTGGCATGGCACAGTagtctttctctcccctccccctagtAG is part of the Apodemus sylvaticus chromosome 13, mApoSyl1.1, whole genome shotgun sequence genome and harbors:
- the Ammecr1l gene encoding AMMECR1-like protein isoform X2; its protein translation is MAPPTLPIASWHKVPCPQGPSMLSGVGRRNGIRRKKIHSRDKIASLSYCSCFLWDCKRSAFWFCSIPDNKHQIRMGKRRCVPPLEPKLAAGCCGVKKPKLSGSGTHSHGNQSTTVPGSSSGPLQNHQHVDNNSGRENVSDLTLGPGNSPITRMNPASGALSPLPRPNGTANTTKNLVVTAEMCCYCFDVLYCHLYGFPQPRLPRFTNDPYPLFVTWKTGRDKRLRGCIGTFSAMNLHSGLREYTLTSALKDSRFPPLTREELPKLFCSVSLLTNFEDASDYLDWEVGVHGIRIEFINEKGIKRTATYLPEVAKEQDWDQIQTIDSLLRKGGFKAPITSEFRKSIKLTRYRSEKVTISYAEYIASRQHCFQNGTLHAPPLYNHYS
- the Ammecr1l gene encoding AMMECR1-like protein isoform X1 — translated: MGKRRCVPPLEPKLAAGCCGVKKPKLSGSGTHSHGNQSTTVPGSSSGPLQNHQHVDNNSGRENVSDLTLGPGNSPITRMNPASGALSPLPRPNGTANTTKNLVVTAEMCCYCFDVLYCHLYGFPQPRLPRFTNDPYPLFVTWKTGRDKRLRGCIGTFSAMNLHSGLREYTLTSALKDSRFPPLTREELPKLFCSVSLLTNFEDASDYLDWEVGVHGIRIEFINEKGIKRTATYLPEVAKEQDWDQIQTIDSLLRKGGFKAPITSEFRKSIKLTRYRSEKVTISYAEYIASRQHCFQNGTLHAPPLYNHYS